One Coffea arabica cultivar ET-39 chromosome 5c, Coffea Arabica ET-39 HiFi, whole genome shotgun sequence DNA window includes the following coding sequences:
- the LOC113690289 gene encoding uncharacterized protein: MEKLNKISPFRLSSLLRLQKDPKLAFQLFLNPNPNDPNPSSKPFRYSPLSYDLIISKLGRAKMFDELEQIIQKLRQDTRIIPKEIIFCNIITFYGRARLPQKALQMFDEIPSFRCQRTINSVNSLLNSLSICREFEKMREVFVGVEKCACPDACTYGILIKACCRQGDLGNALNLFDGMLKRGILPSVVTFGTLINGFCANAHLDDAFRLKRMMERDFKLKPNAFVYVVLLKGLCKSNVVDSAIKLKKEMMRKKVELDSTVYATLISALFKVGRREDVFGLLDEMRINNCTMNTATYNAMIHGYCMEKDFDSAFGILNEMEAKGCKPDVISYNVIIGGLCMAGKLKEANELFEDMPRRKCFPDVVTYRELFDGLCDGMQLKEAALILDEMVFKGYLPRSSSICKLVDGLIRGEDTDRLWKVLSSLVKGKFSDMTTWSMVISVVLNKDGLSNTCQFIDSLLKGTDDALSVL, translated from the coding sequence ATGGAAAAACTCAATAAAATCTCTCCTTTCAGACTTTCTTCTCTCCTTCGCCTGCAAAAAGACCCTAAACTTGCCTTCCAACTCTTCCTCAACCCCAACCCAAATGATCCTAACCCAAGCTCCAAGCCCTTCCGCTACTCTCCTCTGTCCTACGATCTCATTATCTCAAAGTTGGGTAGAGCCAAAATGTTTGATGAATTAGAACAAATAATCCAGAAATTAAGACAGGACACTAGAATAATCCCGAAAGAGATAATTTTTTGTAACATTATTACATTTTACGGCAGAGCTCGTTTGCCCCAAAAAGCCCTCCAGATGTTTGATGAAATTCCATCTTTTCGTTGCCAAAGAACAATCAACTCAGTGAATTCTTTGTTAAATAGTCTGTCAATTTGCAGGGAATTTGAGAAAATGAGGGAAGTTTTTGTGGGTGTTGAGAAGTGCGCTTGCCCGGATGCTTGTACGTATGGTATACTCATTAAAGCTTGCTGCAGGCAAGGGGATTTGGGTAATGCGTTGAATTTGTTTGATGGAATGCTTAAGAGAGGTATTCTGCCGAGTGTGGTGACATTTGGGACTTTGATTAATGGGTTCTGTGCGAATGCACACTTAGATGATGCTTTTAGATTGAAGAGAATGATGGAGAGGGACTTCAAATTGAAGCCTAATGCATTTGTGTATGTTGTGTTGCTTAAAGGGCTTTGCAAGAGTAATGTGGTTGATTCCGCTATTAAGCTTAAGAAGGAGATGATGAGGAAAAAGGTGGAATTGGATTCTACAGTGTATGCTACCTTGATTTCTGCACTATTCAAGGTTGGTCGTCGGGAGGATGTTTTTGGATTGTTAGATGAAATGAGAATAAATAACTGCACAATGAACACAGCAACATACAATGCAATGATACATGGATACTGTATGGAGAAGGACTTCGATTCTGCATTTGGAATATTAAATGAGATGGAAGCAAAGGGGTGTAAGCCAGATGTAATTAGTTACAATGTGATTATTGGTGGGCTTTGCATGGCGGGGAAGCTAAAAGAAGCTAACGAGTTATTTGAAGATATGCCGAGAAGGAAGTGCTTTCCGGATGTGGTGACTTATAGGGAACTCTTTGATGGCCTTTGTGATGGAATGCAATTGAAGGAAGCAGCACTTATTTTGGATGAGATGGTCTTCAAAGGTTATCTTCCTCGCTCTTCAAGTATATGTAAATTAGTTGATGGGTTAATTCGAGGAGAGGATACAGATAGGCTGTGGAAGGTTTTAAGTAGTTTGGTGAAGGGAAAGTTTTCTGATATGACCACATGGAGCATGGTGATATCTGTGGTGTTGAACAAAGATGGGCTGTCAAACACCTGCCAGTTTATTGATTCTTTGTTAAAAGGAACAGATGATGCTCTTTCAGTCCTTTAG